Proteins encoded in a region of the Perca fluviatilis chromosome 8, GENO_Pfluv_1.0, whole genome shotgun sequence genome:
- the washc4 gene encoding WASH complex subunit 4 isoform X2, translating into MAVETIAPDWEFDRFDDGSQKIHTEVQLKNYSKFLEDYTSQLRGIEEALDDSIGDVWDFTLDPIALKLIPYEQSSLLELIKTDNKVLNKVITVYAALCSEVKKLKYEAETKFYNGLLYYGEGVSDTSVVEGESQIQMGRFISFLQELSCFVSRCYEVVVNIVHQLAALYNSNKGATKIIESSGVHFQIVYEHLGELLVVLLTLDEIMENHGTLKDHWKMYKRLLKSVHHNPGKFSIPEEKLKPFEKLLLKLEGQMLDGMILQACVEQRFDDPGEGVAVAKNSAFAEEFAFNIRTIFTNVESKIGEPSEIDQRDKYAGVCGLYVLHFHIFRCVDKKFYKALLDVCKKVPAVTLTANIIWFPDTFLLAKVPAAAKLMDKKSLQAIRAQRDTYLQQRAQALTKDVQSYYVFVTSWMMKMESILSKEHKSDKLAEDLNSRCNVFVQGILYAYSIITIIKTTMNMYMSMQRPMTKTSVKALCRLVELLKAVEHTFHRRSMVVADSVSHITQQLQSQALNAIGIAKKRVISEKKYSEQRLDVLSSLVLAENALSGPSTKERRLVVSLALCVGTQLKTFKDEELLPLQLVLKKLDLISELSERVKLQCNCSFLYWHRAVFPIYLDDVYDHAMDAARIHYMFSALRDSVPSMLHAKHMASCDQLLESYDKEIMDVFNEHLLDKLCKEIEKDLRLSVHTHLKLDDRNPFKVGMKDLAHFFSLKPIRFFNRFIHIKAYVTHYLDKTFYNLTTVALHDWATYSEMRNLATQRYGLTMTEAHLPSQTLEQGLDVLEIMRNIHVFVSRYLYNLNNQIFIEKASNNKHLNTINIRHIANSIRTHGTGIMNTTVNFTYQFLQKKFYIFSQFMYDEHIKSRLIKDIRFFRETKDQTDQKYPFERAEKFNRGIRKLGITPDGQSYLDQFRQLISQIGNAMGYVRMIRSGGLHCCSSAIRFVPDLEDIVNFEELVKEEGLSEDTRKAASVLDSVLGDLTSNSAEGTEYFKMLVAVFAPEFRSAKNMHLRNFYMIVPPLTVNFVEHSISCKEKLNKKNKTGAAFTDDGFAMGVAYILKLLDQYLEFDSLHWFQAVRDKYKKEMNAVVKEQSVQSASQDEKLLQTMNLTQKRLDVYLQEFELLHFSLSSARIFFRADKTAAEETQEKKEASKAGGTTPAEPASK; encoded by the exons aaatacacacagaggTTCAACTGAAGAACTACAGCAAATTTCTGGAGGACTACACCTCCCAGCTGAGGGGTATCGAGGAGGCTCTGGATGACTCCATCGGAGATGTGTGGGACTTCACTCTGGACCCCATTGCCCTGAAG ctaatccCATATGAGCAGTCATCATTATTGGAGTTAATTAAAACAGACAACAAg GTTCTGAACAAAGTCATCACAGTTTATGCTGCGCTCTGCAGTGAAGTGAAGAAGCTTAAGTATGAG GCAGAAACCAAGTTTTACAATGGCTTATTGTACTACGGAGAAGGAG TGTCTGACACTAGTGTTGTTGAAGGAGAGTCCCAGATTCAAATGGGCAGATTTATCTCATTCCTTCAG GAACTGTCCTGTTTTGTGTCAAGATGTTATGAAGTGGTGGTCAACATTGTTCATCAGCTAGCTGCCCTCTACAACAGCAACAA GGGTGCAACAAAAATCATTGAGTCATCAGGTGTCCATTTCCAG ATAGTGTACGAACATCTGGGAGAGTTGTTAGTAGTTCTGCTCACGCTCGATGAGATAATGGAAAATCATGGCACGCTGAAAGATCACTGGAAGATGTAtaaaag GTTGTTGAAATCTGTGCACCATAACCCGGGGAAATTTTCCATTCCTGAAGAGAAGCTGAAACCATTTGAGAAGCTTCTGCTCAAGCTTGAGGGACAGATGCTGGATGGCATGATACTGCAG GCCTGTGTGGAGCAGAGATTCGATGATCCTGGGGAAGGAGTAGCTGTTGCCAAAAACAGTGCTTTTGCCGAGGAGTTTGCCTTCAACATTCGCACCATATTCACCAATGTCGAGTCCAAAATTG GCGAACCTTCAGAGATTGACCAGAGAGATAAATATGCTGGTGTCTGTGGTCTCTATGTGCTTCACTTTCACATCTTTAGGTGTGTTGACAAAAAGTTCTACAAGGCACTGCTCGACGTCTGTAAAAAG GTTCCAGCTGTCACTCTGACTGCAAACATCATCTGGTTTCCTGACACTTTCCTCCTCGCTAAGGTCCCAGCCGCAGCTAAACTGATGGATAAGAAGAGTCTACAGGCCATCAGAGCGCAGAGAGACACCTACCTGCAGCAAAGAGCTCAGGCACTAACAAA GGATGTTCAGTCCTACTACGTGTTTGTAACTTCCTGGATGATGAAGATGGAGTCCATTCTGTCCAAGGAGCATAAAAGCGACAAGTTGGCAGAAGACTTGAACAGCAGGTGTAATGTCTTTGTACAG GGCATCCTGTATGCATACAGCATCATCACCATTATCAAAACCACCATGAACATGTACATGTCGATGCAGCGGCCCATGACCAAGACCTCTGTCAAAGCTCTGTGTCGACTGGTTGAATTGCTCAAG GCTGTGGAGCACACATTTCACAGGCGATCCATGGTCGTAGCAGACTCTGTTTCTCACATCACTCAGCAGCTGCAGTCACAGGCCCTCAACGCCATCGGCATCGCCAAG AAAAGGGTGATCTCCGAAAAGAAGTACAGCGAGCAGCGGCTGGATGTGCTGTCGTCTTTGGTGCTGGCAGAAAATGCTCTGAGTGGACCAAGCACAAAGGAGCGACGCCTGGTGGTGTCTCTGGCACTGTGTGTCGGCACGCAGCTG AAAACGTTTAAAGATGAGGAGCTGCTTCCACTGCAGCTTGTGTTGAAGAAGCTGGATCTGATAAGTGAGCTGAGTGAGAG GGTCAAGCTGCAGTGCAACTGTAGTTTCCTTTACTGGCACCGAGCTGTGTTTCCCATCTACCTAGATGATGTATACGACCACGCCATGGACGCAGCACGAATACAC TACATGTTTAGTGCGCTGCGGGACAGCGTGCCGTCCATGTTGCACGCTAAACACATGGCATCCTGTGACCAGCTACTGGAGAGCTACGACAAGGAGATCATGGACGTGTTTAACGAG CACCTGCTGGACAAGCTGTGTAAGGAGATTGAGAAGGACCTGCGTCTCTCTGTACACACCCATCTGAAGCTGGACGACCGGAACCCTTTCAAAGTTGGCATGAAGGACCTTGCccacttcttctccctcaaacCCATCCGATTTTTCAACCGCTTCATCCATATTAAAG CCTATGTGACCCACTACCTGGATAAAACGTTCTACAACCTAACCACTGTCGCTCTGCATGACTGGGCCACCTACAGTGAGATGAGAAACCTCGCCACGCAGCGCTATGGACTTACCATGACGGAGGCACACCTGCCCAGCCAGACCCTGGAGCAG GGTTTGGACGTTCTGGAGATCATGAGGAACATTCATGTTTTTGTCTCGCGCTACCTCTATAACCTCAACAACCAG ATCTTCATAGAAAAGGCCAGTAACAACAAGCACTTGAACACCATCAACATCCGTCACATCGCCAACTCGATCCGGACCCACGGCACAGGCATTATGAACACCACG GTGAATTTCACCTACCAGTTCCTACAGAAGAAGTTTTACATCTTCAGTCAGTTTATGTATGACGAACACATCAAGTCCAGACTCATCAAGGACATCCGCTTCTTCAGAGAAACAAAGGACCAGACCGATCAGAAG tATCCATTTGAGCGAGCGGAGAAGTTTAACCGTGGCATCAGGAAGTTGGGCATTACTCCTGATGGACAGAGCTACCTGGACCAGTTCAGACAGCTCATCAGCCAGattg GTAACGCCATGGGCTATGTGCGTATGATCCGTTCTGGAGGCCTCCACTGTTGCAGCAGTGCTATCAG GTTTGTCCCCGACCTGGAGGATATAGTCAACTTTGAGGAGCTGGTGAAGGAGGAGGGGCTGTCGGAGGACACCCGGAAAGCTGCTAG TGTCCTAGATTCAGTGTTGGGAGATCTGACCAGCAACTCTGCAGAGGGCACAGAGTACTTCAAGATGCTGGTGGCGGTGTTTGCACCGGAGTTTCGCAGTGCCAAGAATATGCACCTGAGGAACTTCTACATGATTGTACCCCCACTG ACGGTGAATTTTGTGGAGCACTCCATCAGCTGCAAAGAGAAACTCAACAAGAAGAACAAAACTGGAGCTGCTTTCACAGATGATGGCTTTGCTATGG GTGTGGCGTACATTTTGAAGCTGCTTGACCAGTATCTGGAGTTTGATTCTCTGCACTGGTTCCAGGCCGTCAGAGATAAGTACAAGAAAGAGATGAATGCTGTGGTGAAGGAGCAGAGCGTCCAGTCTGCCAGCCAGGATGAAAAGTTGTTGCAAACGATGAACCTCACTCAGAAGAGGCTGGATGTCTACCTTCAG GAGTTTGAGCTGCTCCACTTCTCATTAAGCAGCGCCCGGATCTTCTTCAGAGCAGACAAGACTGCAGCCGAGGAGACTCAGGAGAAGAAAG AAGCTTCCAAAGCAGGAGGTACAACCCCTGCTGAACCTGCCTCAAAGTGA
- the washc4 gene encoding WASH complex subunit 4 isoform X1 has product MAVETIAPDWEFDRFDDGSQKIHTEVQLKNYSKFLEDYTSQLRGIEEALDDSIGDVWDFTLDPIALKLIPYEQSSLLELIKTDNKVLNKVITVYAALCSEVKKLKYEAETKFYNGLLYYGEGVSDTSVVEGESQIQMGRFISFLQELSCFVSRCYEVVVNIVHQLAALYNSNKGATKIIESSGVHFQIVYEHLGELLVVLLTLDEIMENHGTLKDHWKMYKRLLKSVHHNPGKFSIPEEKLKPFEKLLLKLEGQMLDGMILQACVEQRFDDPGEGVAVAKNSAFAEEFAFNIRTIFTNVESKIGEPSEIDQRDKYAGVCGLYVLHFHIFRCVDKKFYKALLDVCKKVPAVTLTANIIWFPDTFLLAKVPAAAKLMDKKSLQAIRAQRDTYLQQRAQALTKDVQSYYVFVTSWMMKMESILSKEHKSDKLAEDLNSRCNVFVQGILYAYSIITIIKTTMNMYMSMQRPMTKTSVKALCRLVELLKAVEHTFHRRSMVVADSVSHITQQLQSQALNAIGIAKKRVISEKKYSEQRLDVLSSLVLAENALSGPSTKERRLVVSLALCVGTQLKTFKDEELLPLQLVLKKLDLISELSERVKLQCNCSFLYWHRAVFPIYLDDVYDHAMDAARIHYMFSALRDSVPSMLHAKHMASCDQLLESYDKEIMDVFNEHLLDKLCKEIEKDLRLSVHTHLKLDDRNPFKVGMKDLAHFFSLKPIRFFNRFIHIKAYVTHYLDKTFYNLTTVALHDWATYSEMRNLATQRYGLTMTEAHLPSQTLEQGLDVLEIMRNIHVFVSRYLYNLNNQIFIEKASNNKHLNTINIRHIANSIRTHGTGIMNTTVNFTYQFLQKKFYIFSQFMYDEHIKSRLIKDIRFFRETKDQTDQKYPFERAEKFNRGIRKLGITPDGQSYLDQFRQLISQIGNAMGYVRMIRSGGLHCCSSAIRFVPDLEDIVNFEELVKEEGLSEDTRKAASVLDSVLGDLTSNSAEGTEYFKMLVAVFAPEFRSAKNMHLRNFYMIVPPLTVNFVEHSISCKEKLNKKNKTGAAFTDDGFAMGVAYILKLLDQYLEFDSLHWFQAVRDKYKKEMNAVVKEQSVQSASQDEKLLQTMNLTQKRLDVYLQEFELLHFSLSSARIFFRADKTAAEETQEKKEEASKAGGTTPAEPASK; this is encoded by the exons aaatacacacagaggTTCAACTGAAGAACTACAGCAAATTTCTGGAGGACTACACCTCCCAGCTGAGGGGTATCGAGGAGGCTCTGGATGACTCCATCGGAGATGTGTGGGACTTCACTCTGGACCCCATTGCCCTGAAG ctaatccCATATGAGCAGTCATCATTATTGGAGTTAATTAAAACAGACAACAAg GTTCTGAACAAAGTCATCACAGTTTATGCTGCGCTCTGCAGTGAAGTGAAGAAGCTTAAGTATGAG GCAGAAACCAAGTTTTACAATGGCTTATTGTACTACGGAGAAGGAG TGTCTGACACTAGTGTTGTTGAAGGAGAGTCCCAGATTCAAATGGGCAGATTTATCTCATTCCTTCAG GAACTGTCCTGTTTTGTGTCAAGATGTTATGAAGTGGTGGTCAACATTGTTCATCAGCTAGCTGCCCTCTACAACAGCAACAA GGGTGCAACAAAAATCATTGAGTCATCAGGTGTCCATTTCCAG ATAGTGTACGAACATCTGGGAGAGTTGTTAGTAGTTCTGCTCACGCTCGATGAGATAATGGAAAATCATGGCACGCTGAAAGATCACTGGAAGATGTAtaaaag GTTGTTGAAATCTGTGCACCATAACCCGGGGAAATTTTCCATTCCTGAAGAGAAGCTGAAACCATTTGAGAAGCTTCTGCTCAAGCTTGAGGGACAGATGCTGGATGGCATGATACTGCAG GCCTGTGTGGAGCAGAGATTCGATGATCCTGGGGAAGGAGTAGCTGTTGCCAAAAACAGTGCTTTTGCCGAGGAGTTTGCCTTCAACATTCGCACCATATTCACCAATGTCGAGTCCAAAATTG GCGAACCTTCAGAGATTGACCAGAGAGATAAATATGCTGGTGTCTGTGGTCTCTATGTGCTTCACTTTCACATCTTTAGGTGTGTTGACAAAAAGTTCTACAAGGCACTGCTCGACGTCTGTAAAAAG GTTCCAGCTGTCACTCTGACTGCAAACATCATCTGGTTTCCTGACACTTTCCTCCTCGCTAAGGTCCCAGCCGCAGCTAAACTGATGGATAAGAAGAGTCTACAGGCCATCAGAGCGCAGAGAGACACCTACCTGCAGCAAAGAGCTCAGGCACTAACAAA GGATGTTCAGTCCTACTACGTGTTTGTAACTTCCTGGATGATGAAGATGGAGTCCATTCTGTCCAAGGAGCATAAAAGCGACAAGTTGGCAGAAGACTTGAACAGCAGGTGTAATGTCTTTGTACAG GGCATCCTGTATGCATACAGCATCATCACCATTATCAAAACCACCATGAACATGTACATGTCGATGCAGCGGCCCATGACCAAGACCTCTGTCAAAGCTCTGTGTCGACTGGTTGAATTGCTCAAG GCTGTGGAGCACACATTTCACAGGCGATCCATGGTCGTAGCAGACTCTGTTTCTCACATCACTCAGCAGCTGCAGTCACAGGCCCTCAACGCCATCGGCATCGCCAAG AAAAGGGTGATCTCCGAAAAGAAGTACAGCGAGCAGCGGCTGGATGTGCTGTCGTCTTTGGTGCTGGCAGAAAATGCTCTGAGTGGACCAAGCACAAAGGAGCGACGCCTGGTGGTGTCTCTGGCACTGTGTGTCGGCACGCAGCTG AAAACGTTTAAAGATGAGGAGCTGCTTCCACTGCAGCTTGTGTTGAAGAAGCTGGATCTGATAAGTGAGCTGAGTGAGAG GGTCAAGCTGCAGTGCAACTGTAGTTTCCTTTACTGGCACCGAGCTGTGTTTCCCATCTACCTAGATGATGTATACGACCACGCCATGGACGCAGCACGAATACAC TACATGTTTAGTGCGCTGCGGGACAGCGTGCCGTCCATGTTGCACGCTAAACACATGGCATCCTGTGACCAGCTACTGGAGAGCTACGACAAGGAGATCATGGACGTGTTTAACGAG CACCTGCTGGACAAGCTGTGTAAGGAGATTGAGAAGGACCTGCGTCTCTCTGTACACACCCATCTGAAGCTGGACGACCGGAACCCTTTCAAAGTTGGCATGAAGGACCTTGCccacttcttctccctcaaacCCATCCGATTTTTCAACCGCTTCATCCATATTAAAG CCTATGTGACCCACTACCTGGATAAAACGTTCTACAACCTAACCACTGTCGCTCTGCATGACTGGGCCACCTACAGTGAGATGAGAAACCTCGCCACGCAGCGCTATGGACTTACCATGACGGAGGCACACCTGCCCAGCCAGACCCTGGAGCAG GGTTTGGACGTTCTGGAGATCATGAGGAACATTCATGTTTTTGTCTCGCGCTACCTCTATAACCTCAACAACCAG ATCTTCATAGAAAAGGCCAGTAACAACAAGCACTTGAACACCATCAACATCCGTCACATCGCCAACTCGATCCGGACCCACGGCACAGGCATTATGAACACCACG GTGAATTTCACCTACCAGTTCCTACAGAAGAAGTTTTACATCTTCAGTCAGTTTATGTATGACGAACACATCAAGTCCAGACTCATCAAGGACATCCGCTTCTTCAGAGAAACAAAGGACCAGACCGATCAGAAG tATCCATTTGAGCGAGCGGAGAAGTTTAACCGTGGCATCAGGAAGTTGGGCATTACTCCTGATGGACAGAGCTACCTGGACCAGTTCAGACAGCTCATCAGCCAGattg GTAACGCCATGGGCTATGTGCGTATGATCCGTTCTGGAGGCCTCCACTGTTGCAGCAGTGCTATCAG GTTTGTCCCCGACCTGGAGGATATAGTCAACTTTGAGGAGCTGGTGAAGGAGGAGGGGCTGTCGGAGGACACCCGGAAAGCTGCTAG TGTCCTAGATTCAGTGTTGGGAGATCTGACCAGCAACTCTGCAGAGGGCACAGAGTACTTCAAGATGCTGGTGGCGGTGTTTGCACCGGAGTTTCGCAGTGCCAAGAATATGCACCTGAGGAACTTCTACATGATTGTACCCCCACTG ACGGTGAATTTTGTGGAGCACTCCATCAGCTGCAAAGAGAAACTCAACAAGAAGAACAAAACTGGAGCTGCTTTCACAGATGATGGCTTTGCTATGG GTGTGGCGTACATTTTGAAGCTGCTTGACCAGTATCTGGAGTTTGATTCTCTGCACTGGTTCCAGGCCGTCAGAGATAAGTACAAGAAAGAGATGAATGCTGTGGTGAAGGAGCAGAGCGTCCAGTCTGCCAGCCAGGATGAAAAGTTGTTGCAAACGATGAACCTCACTCAGAAGAGGCTGGATGTCTACCTTCAG GAGTTTGAGCTGCTCCACTTCTCATTAAGCAGCGCCCGGATCTTCTTCAGAGCAGACAAGACTGCAGCCGAGGAGACTCAGGAGAAGAAAG aagAAGCTTCCAAAGCAGGAGGTACAACCCCTGCTGAACCTGCCTCAAAGTGA
- the washc4 gene encoding WASH complex subunit 4 isoform X3 → MNNGNVKLRNEIHTEVQLKNYSKFLEDYTSQLRGIEEALDDSIGDVWDFTLDPIALKLIPYEQSSLLELIKTDNKVLNKVITVYAALCSEVKKLKYEAETKFYNGLLYYGEGVSDTSVVEGESQIQMGRFISFLQELSCFVSRCYEVVVNIVHQLAALYNSNKGATKIIESSGVHFQIVYEHLGELLVVLLTLDEIMENHGTLKDHWKMYKRLLKSVHHNPGKFSIPEEKLKPFEKLLLKLEGQMLDGMILQACVEQRFDDPGEGVAVAKNSAFAEEFAFNIRTIFTNVESKIGEPSEIDQRDKYAGVCGLYVLHFHIFRCVDKKFYKALLDVCKKVPAVTLTANIIWFPDTFLLAKVPAAAKLMDKKSLQAIRAQRDTYLQQRAQALTKDVQSYYVFVTSWMMKMESILSKEHKSDKLAEDLNSRCNVFVQGILYAYSIITIIKTTMNMYMSMQRPMTKTSVKALCRLVELLKAVEHTFHRRSMVVADSVSHITQQLQSQALNAIGIAKKRVISEKKYSEQRLDVLSSLVLAENALSGPSTKERRLVVSLALCVGTQLKTFKDEELLPLQLVLKKLDLISELSERVKLQCNCSFLYWHRAVFPIYLDDVYDHAMDAARIHYMFSALRDSVPSMLHAKHMASCDQLLESYDKEIMDVFNEHLLDKLCKEIEKDLRLSVHTHLKLDDRNPFKVGMKDLAHFFSLKPIRFFNRFIHIKAYVTHYLDKTFYNLTTVALHDWATYSEMRNLATQRYGLTMTEAHLPSQTLEQGLDVLEIMRNIHVFVSRYLYNLNNQIFIEKASNNKHLNTINIRHIANSIRTHGTGIMNTTVNFTYQFLQKKFYIFSQFMYDEHIKSRLIKDIRFFRETKDQTDQKYPFERAEKFNRGIRKLGITPDGQSYLDQFRQLISQIGNAMGYVRMIRSGGLHCCSSAIRFVPDLEDIVNFEELVKEEGLSEDTRKAASVLDSVLGDLTSNSAEGTEYFKMLVAVFAPEFRSAKNMHLRNFYMIVPPLTVNFVEHSISCKEKLNKKNKTGAAFTDDGFAMGVAYILKLLDQYLEFDSLHWFQAVRDKYKKEMNAVVKEQSVQSASQDEKLLQTMNLTQKRLDVYLQEFELLHFSLSSARIFFRADKTAAEETQEKKEEASKAGGTTPAEPASK, encoded by the exons aaatacacacagaggTTCAACTGAAGAACTACAGCAAATTTCTGGAGGACTACACCTCCCAGCTGAGGGGTATCGAGGAGGCTCTGGATGACTCCATCGGAGATGTGTGGGACTTCACTCTGGACCCCATTGCCCTGAAG ctaatccCATATGAGCAGTCATCATTATTGGAGTTAATTAAAACAGACAACAAg GTTCTGAACAAAGTCATCACAGTTTATGCTGCGCTCTGCAGTGAAGTGAAGAAGCTTAAGTATGAG GCAGAAACCAAGTTTTACAATGGCTTATTGTACTACGGAGAAGGAG TGTCTGACACTAGTGTTGTTGAAGGAGAGTCCCAGATTCAAATGGGCAGATTTATCTCATTCCTTCAG GAACTGTCCTGTTTTGTGTCAAGATGTTATGAAGTGGTGGTCAACATTGTTCATCAGCTAGCTGCCCTCTACAACAGCAACAA GGGTGCAACAAAAATCATTGAGTCATCAGGTGTCCATTTCCAG ATAGTGTACGAACATCTGGGAGAGTTGTTAGTAGTTCTGCTCACGCTCGATGAGATAATGGAAAATCATGGCACGCTGAAAGATCACTGGAAGATGTAtaaaag GTTGTTGAAATCTGTGCACCATAACCCGGGGAAATTTTCCATTCCTGAAGAGAAGCTGAAACCATTTGAGAAGCTTCTGCTCAAGCTTGAGGGACAGATGCTGGATGGCATGATACTGCAG GCCTGTGTGGAGCAGAGATTCGATGATCCTGGGGAAGGAGTAGCTGTTGCCAAAAACAGTGCTTTTGCCGAGGAGTTTGCCTTCAACATTCGCACCATATTCACCAATGTCGAGTCCAAAATTG GCGAACCTTCAGAGATTGACCAGAGAGATAAATATGCTGGTGTCTGTGGTCTCTATGTGCTTCACTTTCACATCTTTAGGTGTGTTGACAAAAAGTTCTACAAGGCACTGCTCGACGTCTGTAAAAAG GTTCCAGCTGTCACTCTGACTGCAAACATCATCTGGTTTCCTGACACTTTCCTCCTCGCTAAGGTCCCAGCCGCAGCTAAACTGATGGATAAGAAGAGTCTACAGGCCATCAGAGCGCAGAGAGACACCTACCTGCAGCAAAGAGCTCAGGCACTAACAAA GGATGTTCAGTCCTACTACGTGTTTGTAACTTCCTGGATGATGAAGATGGAGTCCATTCTGTCCAAGGAGCATAAAAGCGACAAGTTGGCAGAAGACTTGAACAGCAGGTGTAATGTCTTTGTACAG GGCATCCTGTATGCATACAGCATCATCACCATTATCAAAACCACCATGAACATGTACATGTCGATGCAGCGGCCCATGACCAAGACCTCTGTCAAAGCTCTGTGTCGACTGGTTGAATTGCTCAAG GCTGTGGAGCACACATTTCACAGGCGATCCATGGTCGTAGCAGACTCTGTTTCTCACATCACTCAGCAGCTGCAGTCACAGGCCCTCAACGCCATCGGCATCGCCAAG AAAAGGGTGATCTCCGAAAAGAAGTACAGCGAGCAGCGGCTGGATGTGCTGTCGTCTTTGGTGCTGGCAGAAAATGCTCTGAGTGGACCAAGCACAAAGGAGCGACGCCTGGTGGTGTCTCTGGCACTGTGTGTCGGCACGCAGCTG AAAACGTTTAAAGATGAGGAGCTGCTTCCACTGCAGCTTGTGTTGAAGAAGCTGGATCTGATAAGTGAGCTGAGTGAGAG GGTCAAGCTGCAGTGCAACTGTAGTTTCCTTTACTGGCACCGAGCTGTGTTTCCCATCTACCTAGATGATGTATACGACCACGCCATGGACGCAGCACGAATACAC TACATGTTTAGTGCGCTGCGGGACAGCGTGCCGTCCATGTTGCACGCTAAACACATGGCATCCTGTGACCAGCTACTGGAGAGCTACGACAAGGAGATCATGGACGTGTTTAACGAG CACCTGCTGGACAAGCTGTGTAAGGAGATTGAGAAGGACCTGCGTCTCTCTGTACACACCCATCTGAAGCTGGACGACCGGAACCCTTTCAAAGTTGGCATGAAGGACCTTGCccacttcttctccctcaaacCCATCCGATTTTTCAACCGCTTCATCCATATTAAAG CCTATGTGACCCACTACCTGGATAAAACGTTCTACAACCTAACCACTGTCGCTCTGCATGACTGGGCCACCTACAGTGAGATGAGAAACCTCGCCACGCAGCGCTATGGACTTACCATGACGGAGGCACACCTGCCCAGCCAGACCCTGGAGCAG GGTTTGGACGTTCTGGAGATCATGAGGAACATTCATGTTTTTGTCTCGCGCTACCTCTATAACCTCAACAACCAG ATCTTCATAGAAAAGGCCAGTAACAACAAGCACTTGAACACCATCAACATCCGTCACATCGCCAACTCGATCCGGACCCACGGCACAGGCATTATGAACACCACG GTGAATTTCACCTACCAGTTCCTACAGAAGAAGTTTTACATCTTCAGTCAGTTTATGTATGACGAACACATCAAGTCCAGACTCATCAAGGACATCCGCTTCTTCAGAGAAACAAAGGACCAGACCGATCAGAAG tATCCATTTGAGCGAGCGGAGAAGTTTAACCGTGGCATCAGGAAGTTGGGCATTACTCCTGATGGACAGAGCTACCTGGACCAGTTCAGACAGCTCATCAGCCAGattg GTAACGCCATGGGCTATGTGCGTATGATCCGTTCTGGAGGCCTCCACTGTTGCAGCAGTGCTATCAG GTTTGTCCCCGACCTGGAGGATATAGTCAACTTTGAGGAGCTGGTGAAGGAGGAGGGGCTGTCGGAGGACACCCGGAAAGCTGCTAG TGTCCTAGATTCAGTGTTGGGAGATCTGACCAGCAACTCTGCAGAGGGCACAGAGTACTTCAAGATGCTGGTGGCGGTGTTTGCACCGGAGTTTCGCAGTGCCAAGAATATGCACCTGAGGAACTTCTACATGATTGTACCCCCACTG ACGGTGAATTTTGTGGAGCACTCCATCAGCTGCAAAGAGAAACTCAACAAGAAGAACAAAACTGGAGCTGCTTTCACAGATGATGGCTTTGCTATGG GTGTGGCGTACATTTTGAAGCTGCTTGACCAGTATCTGGAGTTTGATTCTCTGCACTGGTTCCAGGCCGTCAGAGATAAGTACAAGAAAGAGATGAATGCTGTGGTGAAGGAGCAGAGCGTCCAGTCTGCCAGCCAGGATGAAAAGTTGTTGCAAACGATGAACCTCACTCAGAAGAGGCTGGATGTCTACCTTCAG GAGTTTGAGCTGCTCCACTTCTCATTAAGCAGCGCCCGGATCTTCTTCAGAGCAGACAAGACTGCAGCCGAGGAGACTCAGGAGAAGAAAG aagAAGCTTCCAAAGCAGGAGGTACAACCCCTGCTGAACCTGCCTCAAAGTGA